The nucleotide sequence CCTCCATCCCGCGCTGATGGACCCGGTCGAGCGTGCGGGCGAGCGCCAGATCGCCGGTCGCCACGGTGCGGCGCACATGCTCCTGCAGGATGCGGGCGGCGGACTGGGCGCGGTCCTCGCCATGGCGCAGGGTTCCGGCGCGGTCGACCAGCGCCGTCATCACCCAGAATCCGACGCTGAACAGGGCGATCAGAGCCACGGTCGCCAGGATCAGGCCCTGCAGCCCGGACGGTGCGAACGCCGCCGGCTTCGCCGCGTTCGGGGATGAATGGTGCATCGGCGCGATCCGTCGGCCCTGGCTTCCGCGAGAAGGTCTTATGCCCTTTTGCCGCGAGTATGGGCTTGGCTCCGGCGGGACCGCAAGAACTTGATTGTCACGCCTTCAATGCTCGTGACGGTGGTGGAGATCGGGGTAGTGCGGATGCCGGTGGACCAGCCGCGGATGGGCGTGGCGGTGGACGTGGGGCTCCCCCGGCGGATCGTCCGGCCCATGGTCGTGCCGGTGGTGGGCATCATGGACGTGGCGGTGCGCGTGCTCCATCGGCTCATGCTCGTGCGGGTGCTCGTGACGCTCCATCAGGTGCAGCGCAAGCCCGGCGGCCATGAGGAGGGCGGCCAGGACGAAGCGCAGCGACAGCGGCTCCCCCAGGGCCGCGACGGCGAGCAGCGCCCCCACGAAGGGCGCCAGGGAGAAGTAGGCCCCGGTCCGCGCCGTCCCCAGATGGCGCAGGGCCAGCACGAAGAGGACCAGGCTGACGCCGTAGCCGAGGAACCCGACCAGACCGGCGGCCAGCATCGTCCCGGCGTCCGGCAGTTCCGCCCCCGCGGCGACGGCCAGCGCGATGTTGACCGTCCCGGCCACCGCCCCCTTCAGCATGGCGATCTGCACCGGGTCGGCGGCGGAAAGCCGGCGCGTCAGGTTGTTGTCCACCGCCCAGGCGAGGCAGGCGCCGGCCACCAGCAGCGACCCGCCGCCCAGCGAGAGGGATCCTCCCTCCCAGGACAGAAGCACCGCCCCGAGCAGGATGGCCGCCGCCCCCAGCCCGACCCGGAGGTCGACGTTCTCGCGGAAGACGACCCAGGCGATGGCCAGGGTGAAGACGCCCTCCAGGTTCAGCAGCAGCGAGGCGGCCGAGGCCGTCCCCGCCTCCAGCCCGCTCATCAGGAGCAGCGGCCCCACCACCCCGCCGCAGAGGATGGCGGCGGCGAGCCAGGGATAGTCGCCCCGCGCCAGGGGGGCCTCCGCGGCCGGCCGCAGGCGGCGCACCAGGGCGAGGCCGAGCCCGGAGCCGAGATACAGCAGCCCGGCCAGCAGCCAGGGCGACAGCCCGCCGACCAGCAGCTTCGCCAGCGGCGTGCTGGCGCCGAACAGCAGCGCCGAGCCGAGCGCCATCGCGATGCCGGCCCGTCTTTCCCGTCCATGGTCACCGTGATCGCGCATACCGGCCCCTCCGCCCACCGTCCGCGGACAGTCGGCGACGGACCGCCCGGCGTCAAGCCGGCGGCGACGCCTTCCCCTTGCCCTTCCCCTTGCGCGGGGCGCCGCTTTCCGGTCCTCTGGCGACGGTTCGCATGGACGGGGATGGCATGACGATGGACCGGGTCGAATGCGTGGTGGTCGGGGCCGGGGTGGTCGGGCTGGCGGTGGCGCGCCGGCTGGCGCAGGCCGGCCGGGAGGTGGTGATCCTGGAGGCGGCCGACGCCATCGGCACCGGCACCAGCTCGCGCAACTCCGAAGTCGTCCATGCCGGCATCTACTACCCGACCGGCAGCATCCGCGCCCGGCTGTGCGTGGCGGGGCGCGAGGCGCTCTACGCCTATTGCCGCGACCATGGGGTGGAGCATCGCCGGCTGGGCAAGCTGATCGTCGCCACCGACGAGGCGCAGTTGCCCAGGCTGGAGGCGATCCGCCGCCAGGCCGCCGCCAACGGGGTGGACGACCTCTACCGGATCGACGGGGCCGAGGCGCGGGCGCTGGAACCGAACCTCCGCTGCGTCGCGGCGCTGGTCTCCCCCTCCACCGGGATCATCGACAGCCACGGGCTGATGCTGGCCCTGCTGGGCGACGCGGAGGCGGCCGGCGCGGCGCTCGCCCTGCTGAGCCCGCTGCTGCGCGCCGAGGCGACGGAGGACGGCTTCCTGCTGGAGGTCGGCGGGGCGGAGCCGATGCGGCTCGGCTGCCGCACCCTGGTCAACGCCGCCGGGCTCGGCTCCTGGGCGGTCGCCCGCGCCATCGCCGGCTTCCCGGCGGAGCAGGTGCCGCCGCGCGTGCTGGCCAAGGGCAACTACTACGCCCTGGCGCAGGGACGCTCGCCCTTCTCCCGCCTCGTCTACCCGGTGCCGGAGGACGGCGGCCTCGGCGTCCACCTGACGCTGGATCTGGCCGGGCAGGCGCGCTTCGGTCCGGACGTCGAGTGGCTGGACGACTCCGCCCTTCCCGCGGACACCCCGGCCGACCATGCCCGGATCGACTATGCGGTGGATCCGCGGCGCGCCGACTCCTTCTACGGGTCGGTACGCGCCTACTGGCCCGGCCTGCCGGACGGGGCGCTGGTGCCCGCCTATGCCGGCGTGCGGCCCAAGCTGAGCGGGCGCGGCCAGCCGCAGGCCGATTTCCTGCTGCAGGGACGGCAAGCCCACGGCATCGCCGGGCTGGTCAACCTGTTCGGCATCGAATCGCCGGGGCTGACCTCCTGCCTCGCCATCGCCGGGGAGGTCGCCGGGCTGCTGGAGCGGTAAACGCGGCCGCGGGCGGGCCGCTTCTTCCTTGACCCGCGGTGCGGCATTGCCAATCTAATGGTCGTGGCAGCGCCGCCCCCTGGCGGGCTGCCGCTTCGCCGGGCGCCGGAAACGGGCCCACTTCGTGCAACTCGCTCGCGTCTTGAGGAGGATGCGCCGTGACGACCCGACTCTCTCTCTTCAACAGCCCGCTTCTCCTGGGCTTCGACCAGTTCGAGCGCACGCTCGACCGGATCGCCAAGAATTCGGCGGAAGGCTACCCGCCCTACAACATCGAGCAGACCAGCGAGGACGGGCTGCGGATCACGCTGGCCGTCGCGGGCTTCACCTCCGAGGACCTGTCGGTCCAGATCGAGGACAACCAGCTCGTCATCCGGGGACGCCAGACCGACGACAAGTCGCGGATCTACCTGCATCGCGGCATCGCGGCGCGGCAGTTCCAGCGCAGCTTCGTCCTGGCCGAAGGGATCGAGGTGGTCGGCGCCTCGCTCGACAACGGGCTGCTGAACATCGACCTGAAGCGCCCGATGCCGGAACCGAAGATCCGCACGATCAAGATCGAGCAGACCGCACCGTCGGCCAACCAGCCGCGCACCATCGACGTGGCGCCCGACCGCACCGAAGGGTGAATCGGACGCGCCCGCGTGTCGCCTACCGGAAAGGGACACCATCATGGACAACACGACCGTCACGACCCTCCGCCAGCTTTCCCCGCAGGACTTCGCCGCCTTCGGCGTCGACCACGTCGCCTATGTGCGCCCGGTGACGGTGAACGGCGTCACCGCCTTCTCCATCCATGCCGCCGACGGCACGCCGCTGACCGTCCTGCCGAAGCAGGACGTCGCCTTCGCCGCCGTCCGCCAGAACGACATGGAGCCGCTGAGCGTCCATTGACCGGTGCATCGGCGGGCGGTGCATCGGCGGTCCTTCGTCCGGCGGCGGCCGGCGATCGGGGTCAGCCGTCCTTGTCAGCGCCCGCAGGTGCTGTATGGTGCTGACGAGGGCCGGCGCCGCGACGGCGCGGGCGACGGCGACGATTTCCTGACAGGCTCCAGACGCTGGAAAGAATGACGGTGGACGGCGAGGCCGGCGGCGGCGAAGAGAACCCGGAAGAGGGCAAGACCCCCGCGGAGGAGGGCAAGGCGCGCGCTCCTTCCGGGCCCGATGCGGCCAAGCGCAAGGCCTGGGAGGACGAGGCCCGCGACGCCCTGCACATCCTTCCCCTGTCGGCGATCCCGCTGGAGACGCCCGGCCTGCAGCATGCCCGGCTGATCAAGAACGTCCGCCTGCAGACGGTGGTCGAGATGTTCCGCGACGCCCAGGCCGGCAGCGGGCAGGTCTCCCCCAGCACATCCCCGCCTATTTCGAATCCTACAAGGAGGAGGTGGAGCGGGATCTGGTGAAGATCGAGAAGATCGGCCGCGCCTCCAGCTTCGACGTCTATTCCTCGCGCATCGAGCTGAGGCGGCTGAACATCGACGTCAACAACGTCGAGTCACTGACCCTGTCGGACAAGAAGAAGGCCGAGCTGACGAGCTACATGCGCGTCTTCACCCGGCCGCTGATGGAATATGTCTACGGGTCGCAGGACATGCAGGTGTCCGACGTCAGCGACATCATCCAGCTTTTCGCCAACCCCAACCGGGAGGAGGCGCTGCGCAACCTGCGCACCATGGCCGACCGGCTGGACATCGGGCTGACCGAGATCCCGCAGTTCCTGGAGGAGTACGGCGACATCTTCCTGTCGCTCGCCTATTTCAAGAAGTGCCTGGACGAGATCGTTCCGGAGGTCGAGAAGTTCCTGAACTGGATGTCGGAGATCCGCGCCTCTGCCGAGATCAAGCGCGATCCGCGGCAGATCAAGACGCTGGACGAGATCAGCCGCGACCTGACCGACATCTCCACCTCGATCACCGGCCGGTTCGAAAGCTTCGACAACCGCTCCAAGGACTTCTGGAGCGACATCAACGCCGAGACCTTCCGGTCGATCCGCGAACTGATCGCCTCGCACCACATCACCATCGGCGGCGTGCTCTGCGGTCTGGCGGTGAAGATGAACCTGTGGAAGAGCCGCTTCGCCCGCGGCGGCGGAGGCCCCAACCGCCGGCTGGAGTTCGTGAAGTCGGAGATCCTGCCGGGCCTGTCGCACATCAAGGCGCTGGAGCAGTCGGCCCGCACCAGCGGCGTGTGAAACCTCCCGGCGAGCGGGCGCGGATGACGCCCGTTTCATGAAGCATTTGTCATCTGCGCGCGTCTTGAGGCGCGCAAGCCGGCACCCCCATATCCGCTGCGGTTCAACCGCACAGCATAGGGAGTGCTTCCATGGGTCTGTTCGACATGTTCAAGGGCAACGCGCCGATGGACCTGACCCCACGCCGCGTCCTGGTGATCTCGCTGATCCACTGCATGGGATCGGACGGGGAGATCGACCCGGAGGAGGTCGGCCACCTCGTGTCCGTGCTCGGCCGTTCGGCCACGCGCGAGGAGCTGGACCGCTGCCTGAAATATGCCCGCGGCACCCCGGTGGACGCCTTCCTGCAGGAGGCGGCGCCCAGGCTGTCCGAGGACCAGCGCCGCTGCATCCTGCTGAACATGATCGACAGCGCCATGGCCGACGGCGAGGCGGAGTCGGGCGAGCGTGACCTGATCGCCCGCTTCCAGCAGGCCTTCGGCTTCAGCGACGAGGCGCTGGAGCCCTTCGTCCGCGGCCTCGTCGCCAAGAACGACCGCCGCATCCTCGACGCCTGATCCACCGTCCGGCCACATCGCATCCGGCCACATCGGCGGCAAACGGATCGGCGGCAAACGGATCGCAGAAAAAAGCCCGGCCGGAGCGAGCGCCCCGGCCGGGCTTTCCCGTCGGCGTCAGGAGCGGGCGGGCAGCAGGGCGGCGCTGCGCGCGGTCATCAGCGAGACGGCCTCGTCCGCGGCCAGCCGCGCCCGCGCGTCGGCCAGCCAGGGGCCGGCAGCCTGCGCGGCCTCGCCCTCCAGCGCGATCATCAGCTCGACCGCGGCGGCCAGCTCGCCCCCGGCGACCAGCACCCCAGCCTTCTGCACGGTCCCGGCGGCGCCGCGCCCCTCGACCGCGTTGACCGCGGTGAAGCTCAGCAGGCCGGCAGCCCCGGAGACGAGGCCCCAGACCCGCTCGCCCAGCCCGGGCCCCTCGGCGACCGCGGCGCTGCCGTCGGCCGGCTGGCCCGCCGCATCGGCGGCCGGCGGCTGCGGGGTGGCCTGGGGAGCCTGGGACGCCTGACCGGCGGCTGCGGCGGCAGCGGCAGCCTCGGCGGCCTTCGCCTTGGCGGCTTCGGCGGCGCGGGCGTCGGCGGCCAGCACCTCCGGCACCGCCAGCAGGAAGCGGGCGGCAAGCTGCTCGCGGGTCGGGACGCCGGTGGTCGCGTAGGGGGTGAGCTTGTCGAGCGCCTTGGTCAGCGCCGCGTCGGCGATGCCGGAGGCGCGCACCGCCACCAGTTCCGCCGCGAAGGGGTCGGACTCCTCCAGCGCGCCGCGCAGTTCCGCCATCGCCAGCGCACCGACCGCCTTGCCGTCGGGCAGCGCCGCCACCTTGCGGTCGAGCGCGGCGAGGCTGGTCTCCAGCGCCGCGATGCGGTCGCTGAGCGAGGCGCCGGCCGCCGCGGTGCCCAGCCGGGTCTCCAGCGACGAGACGCGGTCGGTCAGGGCGAGGGTGGCGACCTTCTGGCGCTTGGCTTCCGGCAGCCAGAGCGGCTGGGTGACGAGGGCGCCGACGCCGGCGATCGACACGACCAGGGCGATCGAGGCCAGGGCGACGGCGCCCGAGGAGCGCGGTGCCGCCGGGGCGGGCGGAGGGGGCACAACCGGTTCCGAAAGCGATGAGGACACGACCGTCTCCGTGGTTGAAGGGGGTTCGACCGGCGCGGCGGCCAGGGGGACAGGATCCGGCGCGGGCTGCGGCGCGGCCGGCTCGGTGGAAGGGGTGGACGCAAGGGCGGCGGCCGGCGCCCCGGCCACGGCAGGCGCAGGGGCGGGCGGCTCGGAAGCGGGCGGCTCGGGGGCGGGCGGCTCGGGCGCCGCGGGCTGGACAGGCGCGGCCGGAGCCGGCGTATCCGTCGCCGCGGCGGCCGGTTCGGCCATGGCGGGGACCGGGTCGGGCTCGGCGCTGCCGGTCAGCGGCGTGGCCGGCGCCACCGGATCGGCCGCCACGTCGACCGTCACGTCCCCGGCCTGGGGCTCAGGGGCCGGGGACTCATGAGCCTGGGAAACCGGGGCCTGGGAAACCGGGGCCTGGAAGACGGGCTCCGGAGCGGTGTCCGGGGCCGGCGGCGCGGCAGGTTCCGCGGCGGGCGCTGCCGCGGCAGGCGCGATGTTCTCGCGCAGCGAGGGACGCTTCCTGGGGGCCATCACTTCACCCTTCTGACGATCGCCGCGAGAACCTCGATCTCCTCATGCGCCACCGAGCGCGGGGCATAGGAGCCCACCCATTCGCCGACCGTGAAGGCGTCGACATGGGCGGTGCGCTGGCCGATGGCGGGCGCCACCGGCTCGCCGAACTCGTGCAGGACCGCCTCGATCTCCTTGCCGGCGGCGGTGCGGCGGTCGACGCGCGACGGCACCAGCAGGCAGCCGGGCCGGCGGTCGCCCCGCTCCGCCCGGACGCGGGCCAGCAGGTCGATGGCCTTGGCCGTCGCCTTCAGGTCGGCGCCGCTGGCGGTCACCGGCACCACGAACAGGCTGGCCGCATGCAGGGCGTTCAGGATGGCGTCGCCGAGCTGCGGCGGCAGGTCCAACACCACGAAGTCGTGCGAGGCGGCGAGGCCGTCCACCCGGTCGCGCCAGCCGGCGCCGGCCTCCTCGAAGGGCAGCGCGGTGACCGCGACGGGAAGCCGTCCCTTCGCCCCCCAGTCGCCGGCGGTTCCCTGCCCGTCGGCATCGACGAGCGCGACCCTGGCCTTGCCGCCGTTCGCCAGCGCACACGCCACGTTGACGGCCACCGTGCTCTTGCCGGTGCCGCCCTTCAGGTTTCCGACTGCGATGATCTTCCCGGGCATGGGAAAACGGTATCGCAGATATTCTGCGAAAGAAAAGAGCGCATCCGACCGAAAGGGGTAGTCCGGGGGTTGAATTTGCTGCGAGGCAGCAAAATGCTGGTGTCTCCCCCGGTCTGGCGGCCTCCCGACCCGACGGCGTGCGTCTGCACGGAGCGGAGCCGGGGGCAAAATGGCAGGATCGGCGACGGGTGGTCCGCGGAACGGTCGGCGCGGCCGAGCGAATCGACCAGGTCACGCCGGACGGAGTCGGCGACGCGGCGTCCGCGGCCGCCTCCCTTCATTTGCGCAGCCGCTTCTCCTGCATGATTTCGAGCTGGAGCTGCTGGATCTCGGTCAGGCGCTGCCACTGGCGCTGGAGGAGATAGTCCATCTTCTCGTGCAGGTGACGGATCTCCAGCTCGGCCTTCAGGTTGACGCGGTAGTCGTTCTCCGACCGCAGCCGGTCCTTCGCCTCCTGCCGCTTCTGGCTCATCATGATGATCGGCGCCTGGATGGCGGCGAGGCAGGACAGCACCAGGTTCAGCAGGATGAAGGGATAGGGGTCGAAGGTCTCGTCGCCGCGGGCGAGGTTGAAGACCATCCACAGGCCGAGGAAGAGGGCGAAGGAGATCAGGAAGGCCCAGCTTCCGCCGAAGGTGGCGAGATGGTCGGACAGCCGCTCGCCCAGCGTCCGGCGGTCCTCGTACTGCTCGTCGACGTTCTCGGCCAGCGTGTCGTGGTTGGCGATGCTCTCGGCGACGCGGCGGTCGAGCTCCGTCAGCTCGCCATGCTCGGCCTGCAGCAGGTCGGCGACGTGGAGCGCCCGGTAGCGCGCCACCTCCGACCGGCTGACCAGCGCGTCGGGCGGCAGGTCGGGATAGTCCTGGCGGATGCGGTCGGCGAGGCTGGGACGCAGCGTGTCGAGCCCGACGAGGTCGCGCTTGGGCCGGCGCTTGCCGCTGAGCGCGCAGGGGATGCGCTTGGACCGCTGGGCGGTGCCGAGCCCGCCCTCCCCCTCGTCGTCGCCGGGGTCCAGCATGTCCCCGCCGTCGGCCTCCTCCTCCTCCCGGTCGTCGCGAGCCTGCCGGCCGGGATCGGGCGTGACGGCGTCGGACGGCGCCTGCTGGTCGCGTTCGGGATGGTCGGTCATGGTCTCGGCCGCTCCGCACCGGTTGGTCGAGCGAGGGCATAATCCAGCGGCCGGCCTTTGTGAAATGATAGTTCCATAACAAGCCCCGCCGGGGGCGGCGGCATCGGGGCCCGCCGGGGGCGACGGAACCTCCCCCGCCCGTCGCGCGTTGCAGAGGACGAACCAACCCGAAGGGTCATGTCCCTTCGGCAGAGCAGGGAACCCCGTTGCCATGAACAGCAACCGACTCAACAGGCTGGGATGGCGCGCCGGCGCCGTCCTGACGGTGTCGCTCGGCCTTGCCGCCTGCGCCGGCGACGTGCCGCCGCCCACCGCCGAACTCGGGGCCGCCTCGCAGGCCGTGCTCGCCGCCGAGCAGGCCGGCGCCCCGCGCTTCGCCCCCGTCGAGCTGCAGTCCGCCCGCGACAAGCTGGCCGCCGCCGACACCGCCATGCGCGAGGACAAGCGGACCGAGGCCCGCCGCCTGGCGGAGCAGGCCCGCGCCGACGCCGAACTGGCCGCCGCCCGCTCCCAGCGCGCGCTGACGCAGGAGGCCGCGGGCGTGGTGCGCCAGCAGGCCAACCCGCCGCAGGCCGCCGCCCCCGCCGCCCCGTCGACACCCGGCTACGGCAGTTCCGGCGGCACGGCCGGCACGCTCGGCACCCTGCCGTCGGGCTCCTCCTACGCCGCGCCCTCCACGGTGCCGCCGACCACCCTGGCCCCGGGCGGCGCCGGCTGGGGCGGCGGCTACAGCAATCCGGAGATCCGTCCATGAAGCCGATTCCGAACAAGACCTCCCTGCTGGCCGCCGGGCTGGTGGTCGCGGCGCTGGCCGGCTGCGCCGACACCCCGACCGACACCGCCGCCCTGCTGCAGGCGCGGCGGGACTACAGCGCCGCCGCCGCCAACCCCGATGTCGCGTCGAACGCGCCGCTGGAGCTGCGCCGCGCCGAGGAGGCCCTGCGCAAGGCCGAAACCCTGCGCGACAAGAATGCGGATCGCCGCGAGATCGACCAGCAGGCCTACCTCGCCAGCCGGGAAGCCCAGATCGCCCGTGAGGCCGCGGCGACCAAGAGCGCCCAGACCGTGGTCGCCAACGCCGACGCCTACCGGCAGCAGGGGCAGCTCCGCGCCCGCAACGCCGAACTGGAGCAGCAGCTTCGCGACCTGCAGGCCGAGCGGACGGAGCGCGGCCTGGTCATGACGCTGGGCGACATCCTGTTCGCCACCGGCCGGGCCGAGCTGACCCCCGGCGCCTTCGAGCGGATCGACCGGCTCGCCCAGTTCATGCAGCGCTACCCGGCCCGCACCGTGCGGATCGAGGGCCACACCGACAGCACCGGCAACGCCGACTTCAACCTGCGCCTGTCCGAGGCGCGCGCCCAGGCGGTGCGCGACGCGCTGGTGGCGCGCGGCGTGAACCCCAGCCGCGTCGTCAGCCAGGGCATGGGCGAGGCGCAGCCGGTCGCTTCCAACAGCACCGACTCCGGCCGCCAGCAGAACCGCCGCGTCGACATCGTCATCTCCGACGAGGGCGCCGTCGCCCAGACCCGGTGACGGAGACCCGGTGACGGAGCGGGCAACCGCGGCCGCTCAGGCGGAGGGAGACGACGGGACGGTGCCGGATGCCGCCGGTGCCGGCACCGCCCCGATCATGAAATCCGGCACCGGCCGCCGCGTGTAGCGGGCGAAATGCGCCTTCTCGGCCCGGTAGAAGGCGCGGTAGGACGCCACCGGGTCGCCCGGCACCTTCCAGGCATCGGGCATGCACAGCGGCGGCGGCGACGCCACCCCGGGTCCCAGCAGGGCCCGCCAGTCGGCGCCGTCGCGCAGCGGCCCCAGCACCTCCGACGTCCTGTGGACGCGGCCGAAGCGGTAGCGGAACTCCTCCGCCAGCGCATCGGCGAGCTCCAGCGTCCAGCGGTAGTTCTCCGCCCCGGCCCGCACCCACAGCGTGACCGGATGGTTGGCGTAGGCCACCCGGTAGCCGACCTCCGCCCGCCGCAGCCGCAGCGCTGTGCTCATCATCTGCGCGGCCTCCACCAGCATCTTGCCGACATGCTTGTCGCAGTGCAGCCGGGCTGCCGCCGCGGGATCGCGATCCAGGAAGAAGATGTTCATCGTCCGGCCCGGGCAATGAGAAGAACTACCGAAACAAACCACCCCGGTGTTTCGTCGTTTCGCTTCCGGAGGAATATTCCCGTCTCTTGCGGATTTACCCGTCGCCCCGCCCCACACCCCCGGAGAGTAGGGGCCGGGAATGCTGTTCCGACATCGAAACCATGTCGCTGCTTCCCTGTTGAAAGGGGCGAAAGGGAGGACGGGCTCCTCCCGGCGGGCACCGGACAAGGCGCCCGCGGCAACCGGAGTGGCGCCCGCGATGGCGCCGTCACTAGATGGAGAGACGAGGATGCGTAACCTGATGATCGGCGCCGTCGCCGCCGTGGCCCTGATGGCGGGTTCGGCGATGGCCCAGAGCACCGGCTCCACCACCACCTCGCCGTCGACCGGCCTGTCGACCACCGGCCCGGCCAACTCGGGTTCGATGAACGGCGGTTCGATGAACAGCGGCTCGACGGGCACCAGCGGCTCCTCCTCCGGCATGGGCACGACGGGTTCGGTCGGCTCCTCGGGCTCGACCGTCGCCCCGTCGGGCATGGGCAACGCCACCGGCAGCAACCCGGCCCGCGACAACCAGACCGCCACCGGCACCCACTGCCCGCCGGGCACCCCGAACTGCGGCCCGGATGCGGGCGGCGGCGCCGGCGCCAGCGGCGGCCAGTAAACCGGCAGCGACAGCCGCTCCGGATGCCGCCTGGCGACATCCGGAGCGGCGTCACCGACCATCACGGAAAGCCCTTCCCCCGGCAGCGGAGGAAGGGCTTTTCCATTGGGACTTGCCGGATGGGCCGGGACCGCCTCAGGCCAGGGCGGCGGCGCGGCCGCGCGCGGCTTCGCCGAGGCCGGCGGCGACGGAGACCAGCGTGCGGAACAGGTTCTGCTGGCGGGAGTCGGTGATCAGGTATTCCGGATGCCACTGCACCCCGACGAGGAAGGGATGGGCCGCCGCCTCGATGCCCTGGACGACGCCCGCCCGTTCGCGCGCCACCACGCGCAGCCCGTCGCCCAGCCGGTCGACCGACTGGTGGTGCAGCGCGTTCACCCGGCACTCGGCGATGCGAGGATGCGGTAGAGGTGGCTGTCCGGCTCGATCCGGATGCGCTTGCGCGGCAGCACCGTGCGCATGTGCGGCGCTTCCTCGTACACCTCGTGGATGTCGATGTGCAGCGAGCCGCCG is from Azospirillum thermophilum and encodes:
- a CDS encoding DMT family transporter, which gives rise to MRDHGDHGRERRAGIAMALGSALLFGASTPLAKLLVGGLSPWLLAGLLYLGSGLGLALVRRLRPAAEAPLARGDYPWLAAAILCGGVVGPLLLMSGLEAGTASAASLLLNLEGVFTLAIAWVVFRENVDLRVGLGAAAILLGAVLLSWEGGSLSLGGGSLLVAGACLAWAVDNNLTRRLSAADPVQIAMLKGAVAGTVNIALAVAAGAELPDAGTMLAAGLVGFLGYGVSLVLFVLALRHLGTARTGAYFSLAPFVGALLAVAALGEPLSLRFVLAALLMAAGLALHLMERHEHPHEHEPMEHAHRHVHDAHHRHDHGPDDPPGEPHVHRHAHPRLVHRHPHYPDLHHRHEH
- a CDS encoding NAD(P)/FAD-dependent oxidoreductase, whose protein sequence is MDRVECVVVGAGVVGLAVARRLAQAGREVVILEAADAIGTGTSSRNSEVVHAGIYYPTGSIRARLCVAGREALYAYCRDHGVEHRRLGKLIVATDEAQLPRLEAIRRQAAANGVDDLYRIDGAEARALEPNLRCVAALVSPSTGIIDSHGLMLALLGDAEAAGAALALLSPLLRAEATEDGFLLEVGGAEPMRLGCRTLVNAAGLGSWAVARAIAGFPAEQVPPRVLAKGNYYALAQGRSPFSRLVYPVPEDGGLGVHLTLDLAGQARFGPDVEWLDDSALPADTPADHARIDYAVDPRRADSFYGSVRAYWPGLPDGALVPAYAGVRPKLSGRGQPQADFLLQGRQAHGIAGLVNLFGIESPGLTSCLAIAGEVAGLLER
- a CDS encoding Hsp20 family protein, whose translation is MTTRLSLFNSPLLLGFDQFERTLDRIAKNSAEGYPPYNIEQTSEDGLRITLAVAGFTSEDLSVQIEDNQLVIRGRQTDDKSRIYLHRGIAARQFQRSFVLAEGIEVVGASLDNGLLNIDLKRPMPEPKIRTIKIEQTAPSANQPRTIDVAPDRTEG
- a CDS encoding DUF1150 family protein, with amino-acid sequence MDNTTVTTLRQLSPQDFAAFGVDHVAYVRPVTVNGVTAFSIHAADGTPLTVLPKQDVAFAAVRQNDMEPLSVH
- a CDS encoding TerB family tellurite resistance protein, whose protein sequence is MGLFDMFKGNAPMDLTPRRVLVISLIHCMGSDGEIDPEEVGHLVSVLGRSATREELDRCLKYARGTPVDAFLQEAAPRLSEDQRRCILLNMIDSAMADGEAESGERDLIARFQQAFGFSDEALEPFVRGLVAKNDRRILDA
- a CDS encoding ParA family protein encodes the protein MPGKIIAVGNLKGGTGKSTVAVNVACALANGGKARVALVDADGQGTAGDWGAKGRLPVAVTALPFEEAGAGWRDRVDGLAASHDFVVLDLPPQLGDAILNALHAASLFVVPVTASGADLKATAKAIDLLARVRAERGDRRPGCLLVPSRVDRRTAAGKEIEAVLHEFGEPVAPAIGQRTAHVDAFTVGEWVGSYAPRSVAHEEIEVLAAIVRRVK
- a CDS encoding DUF1003 domain-containing protein, whose product is MTDHPERDQQAPSDAVTPDPGRQARDDREEEEADGGDMLDPGDDEGEGGLGTAQRSKRIPCALSGKRRPKRDLVGLDTLRPSLADRIRQDYPDLPPDALVSRSEVARYRALHVADLLQAEHGELTELDRRVAESIANHDTLAENVDEQYEDRRTLGERLSDHLATFGGSWAFLISFALFLGLWMVFNLARGDETFDPYPFILLNLVLSCLAAIQAPIIMMSQKRQEAKDRLRSENDYRVNLKAELEIRHLHEKMDYLLQRQWQRLTEIQQLQLEIMQEKRLRK
- a CDS encoding DUF4398 domain-containing protein; amino-acid sequence: MNSNRLNRLGWRAGAVLTVSLGLAACAGDVPPPTAELGAASQAVLAAEQAGAPRFAPVELQSARDKLAAADTAMREDKRTEARRLAEQARADAELAAARSQRALTQEAAGVVRQQANPPQAAAPAAPSTPGYGSSGGTAGTLGTLPSGSSYAAPSTVPPTTLAPGGAGWGGGYSNPEIRP
- a CDS encoding OmpA family protein, which gives rise to MKPIPNKTSLLAAGLVVAALAGCADTPTDTAALLQARRDYSAAAANPDVASNAPLELRRAEEALRKAETLRDKNADRREIDQQAYLASREAQIAREAAATKSAQTVVANADAYRQQGQLRARNAELEQQLRDLQAERTERGLVMTLGDILFATGRAELTPGAFERIDRLAQFMQRYPARTVRIEGHTDSTGNADFNLRLSEARAQAVRDALVARGVNPSRVVSQGMGEAQPVASNSTDSGRQQNRRVDIVISDEGAVAQTR
- a CDS encoding pyrimidine dimer DNA glycosylase/endonuclease V; the protein is MNIFFLDRDPAAAARLHCDKHVGKMLVEAAQMMSTALRLRRAEVGYRVAYANHPVTLWVRAGAENYRWTLELADALAEEFRYRFGRVHRTSEVLGPLRDGADWRALLGPGVASPPPLCMPDAWKVPGDPVASYRAFYRAEKAHFARYTRRPVPDFMIGAVPAPAASGTVPSSPSA
- a CDS encoding gamma-glutamyl-gamma-aminobutyrate hydrolase family protein (Members of this family of hydrolases with an active site Cys residue belong to MEROPS family C26.) produces the protein MNALHHQSVDRLGDGLRVVARERAGVVQGIEAAAHPFLVGVQWHPEYLITDSRQQNLFRTLVSVAAGLGEAARGRAAALA